The sequence ACGCCATCCAACTGGCGTTGGTTGAGCGCTCCCCAGGGCTCAATGTCGCCATCATACAAGACGCAGCTATGATACGGGATTTCGATTTTGTTTTGGCAGTACGCGCTAATGTCACGGCTGACGTGCTATTGGCACATTTTCCGGCACAAATGAAGATTGCCCCCATCACCCAGATCCGCGATATCGTGCAGTTACAACTCCCAGGCATCAAGTTATGCAACACCTCAACGGCACCGCGTCAAATCCCGTACCACTCAGGCTATACCTACTTTCAACTAGAGAAGAGCGGTGACCTGTGGGAACAGATGGAACAATCCAGTGCTTTTGCCCTGTATTTGGCTGGTGATTTTCCTGGCATGAATATGGAATTTTGGGCCATTCGCAACCATACGGACAGGTAACCATGACTCAGGAAAAAACTCAATTAGTCTCTGGGAGCAATTCGCTGGTCTCTGCGGCCAGGCCGCTGCTGAATATTATTGCTAAAATTCGCCAGTCAGCGACCCATGATAACCCGACACAATTACGCCAACATTTGATTGAAGAGATCAGGCGTTTTGAACTTCGCTGCCAACTCGACAATCTGCCGTATGAAATCACTATTGGTGCACGTTATTGTTTGTGCACTTCACTGGATGAAGCTGCCGCGCTGATGCCCGCCTGGGGAGATGACAACATCTGGTCAGGGAATGGGCTGCTGGTCACTTTCCACAATGAAACCTTTGGCGGCGATAAGTTTTTTGATCTGCTCGCCAGGTTATCGCAAAACCCACACAAATATATCGAATTACTGGAGTTATTAAATTACTGCCTACTGCTCGGATTCAAAGGGCGTTACAAAGTCATGGACAACGGCCATTCACTGTTAGAAACGCTGAAACAGCGCCTGCAACAGCGCATTCGTTTGGTGCGTGGCGGTTATAGCGAGCTACTCTCTCCAGATGCCCAGACGTTTTCGGTTCAACAAAAACGCAGGAAGCCTAAGATGCCATTGTGGGCGAGCACCAGTCTCACCGCATTCCTGGCCTCACTACTGTTCATTGTGTTGAGCTGGAAGTTGGATGATGCCACTCGCCCAGTGCTGGCATCAATTTACCAGGTAGCCTTACCACAGTGGCTCACTCCCTTACCTATACCAGCAGTCTCCCCAGTATTAAATCTGGCGAACTTCCTGCAGGAAGAAATTGCCAGTGGGATGGTGGTGGTTCGTACCGATGACAAACAAAGTGTCATTGCTCTCAGAGGAGACGGGCTGTTCGACTCCGGTATGATCACAATACGCCCCGCCTACAATCAGGTCATTAATCACATCGGCAACGCACTGAACGGCGTCAGCGGTAAGATCATGGTCACGGGTTATAGCGATAATGTCCCTATTCGCAAATCAACCTTCACGTCCAATTCAGCACTTTCATTGGCCCGAGCAAATGCAGTCGGAAGCCAATTGCAAAAATACCTTGATAGTGCACAACGGGTAAAAACTGAAGGTCGTGGTGAAGCCAATCCGGTAGCCCCCAATGACAGCAAAAAGGATCGGGCATTAAACCGTCGGGTTGAAATTACATTATTAGTTCCGCCGGAAAATACGAAAACGGAATTGAATAAATTGCAGTAAAGGAACAATCAAAAATGTTAAAAAAATTACTCTCTATCCTTACCAATCGCTTGGTATGGGGAACTGTCGGCATCTCTATTTTGGCATTAGCCATTTGGATATTCGGCCCACAGGTTACTATCGGTAAAAGCCAACCCATGAAGTTGGAATTGAACCGCATCATTATCATCAGTGTCATCTATCTTCTCTGGGGGCTTTGGTACACTATTTCACGCCGTAATCGTGCCGCTTCCCCGCGTAATTTGAATGTCACTGATGCTTCATCAGAGAAAAATAAAAACCAGGAAGAACCGCAGCAAGAGAGTGACTTGACGCAGCGTTTTAACGAGGTGAAACAACGGCTGAAAAAAGCCTATTTCTTAAACCATACCGGTAAATTCCGTTGGATATCCTGTTTCAGTCAACACTATTTGTACCAGCTACCCTGGTATATGGTCATCGGCGCACCAGGTGCTGGGAAAACTACTGCGTTGGTCAACTCGGGGCTGAATTTTCCTTTGGCGGACCATATCAACCCTTTATCCCTGCACAATACCGGCGCTACCCGTGATTGTGACTGGTGGTTTACGAACGACGCCATACTGCTGGATACTGCGGGCCGTTACAGCATCCCCCATGGTCAGTACGATGAAAATACCGACGAATGGAAAAGATTCGTCGGTTTACTGAAAAAATATCGCCCTCGCCAGCCCATCAATGGCGTAGTCGTCACTATCAGTATTTTGGATCTGCTCTCTGATAGCCCCGAATCCTTGGCTAAACAGGCCAATGAGCTACGCAAACGACTGTTATCACTTGACGAACAACTGGGCATCCGCTTTCCGATCTATGTCATCATCAGCAAGAGTGATTTACTGCAGGGTTTCTCCGCTTATTTCGGTAATTTCGATAACAAACAACGTGATCAAATCTGGGGCTTGGTATTCCCTTATGAGGCTTCTAATCAGCCTGATTTCCACCTCGGCCATGAGTTTGAGCACCAATATGCCCTGCTGGAACAGCGACTCATTGATGCATTACCGGATACTCTGCTGACTAATCACTCAATGAATCAACGTGCAGAAAGTCATCTTTTTCCTCAACAATTTTCTGCATTACGCCCATTACTTCGTCAATATCTGGACACTTTATTCGTTACGTCAAGCTTTGAAACCCGTTTTATCCCACGCGGCATCTACTTCACCAGCGCGACTCAAGAAGGTTTACCCATTGACCAGGTGATGGGCGAATTAAGTCACTATTTACAGCTCTCTACTGCGGGCAGTCACGGCGATAGTTCGCCCCTTACGGCGGGCCTCCCCCAAAAGCGTTAGAGCCGCCCGTCCCTAAACAGAGTTTTTTTCTGAAAAAAATGCTGGAATACGTTGTTTTTCGAGAGGCGGGACTGGCCAGCAGTAACAAATGGTGGGAATACCGTAACCGCGCACTTCACTGGGCGGGCTATATTCTGTTAGCAGCAATAGCGACAACATTAACTGTTTTATGGAGCAGTAATTACATCGACAGCAAAACCTACCTGACAGAGGTCAGAACCAAGGTGGCATCACTCGAGCGCCAGGGGCAAAAACTCTCACCACCGAAGCCAGAAGATATGCTCTCCATACTGCCATTTCTTGACAGTGTGCTGTCCCTGCCAGAAAGTCAGGATTTCCCGCTAAGGAACCCGCCGTTCACTTATCATATGGGCCTCTATTCAGGTGATGAAGTGAGTACAGCCAGTAATAAGTTGTACCAAAAAGCGCTAAAAGAACTGCTATTACCCCTGTTAGTTCAACAAATTACCAATACCCTGCGTAACGACCCACAAAATGATGTGGAGTTCAGCTATGAAGCACTGAAAGCGTACCAAATGCTATTTCTATCGGAGCGGTATGACGGTAAGTATTTGCGCTCTTGGGTGATACTCAACCTACAGCGCAACTTGCCGCAAGGGGTTCCACAAATACTGTTACAGCGGCTTGAATGGCACCTGAGCCAGTTGCTTGACAATCAGACTCAGATTTCACCCTACACCAAAAATCAACTGTTAGTGGAGCGAAGCCAGGCGATTATCAACCAGGTTCCATTATCTCAACGGGTCTATAGCAGACTAAAACGCCAGCTTAAACGCCAATGGCTCAGCCAGGCTGAGATCAAATTAGTGAACTTATTGACTCTGGCGGGGCCGCAAGCCGAGTTAGTCTTCTCCCGCAAGAGCGGTAAACCTCTGACGGATAGTGTGTCGGAGCTATTTACCCCACAAGGTTGGTCTGCATTCAACAAAGATATTGACCGCGCCGTCGATACACTGCGGGAAGAGGATACTTGGGTATTGGACAGCGGCCCAATAGAGCAAAAAAGGGCTATTTTGATTACCACTATACAACAGCTGTATATGCAGGAATTTATCAAAAACTGGGATGAGTTATTAAACGACATTCAATTGACAAATATTAGCAACCTGGAACAACGAATTAGTAGCGCACGCTTATTATCCAGCCCTCACTCTCCTTTGCTTAATTTACTGATGAACGTCAGTAAAAACACCCTGTTGCGCACTGACGCCCGCAACGGACTACTCGATAAAACCAAAAGCAAATTGAACCAGAGTAACAACCCAACATTGGATGTATTGTTTAATTCCACAACAGCCAATATTGGTGATGATATCGCGACTCAGCCTGTGCAGGCCATTAGGGCACATTACGCCCCATGGTTAGAGTTGTCTCGCAGTCAGGAGCAGGGTAATAAAGCCATTCCGTTCGATAATATACTCAAACAAGTGGATGAACTGTATAACTATCTGACTGCGGTGCAAGGGGCGACCAACAGTGGTATCGCAGTTCCACCAAGCGATATTATCTCACGTCTACAGGCAGATTCAGGGCGTTTACCCGAGCCACTCAAATCAATGTTGTTATCGCTAGCAGTGGGCGCGAGTAGCGACACTCAACATAAAGAGATGGAAAATCTCAAGCAGCGTATTAACTTCGAAGTGAGCAGTTTCTGCCAACAGGAAATAGCCAAACGCTATCCTTTATCCCCTCACGCCAAACAGGAAATCACGCCTGACGATCTGGCCCATATATTCGCCCCCAATATTGGCCTGATGGACAAATTCTTTCGCGACAATTTACAAGGGAAGGTGGATACCAGACAAAATAACTGGGCTTTTACCCCAGGAGTGGATGGCAAAATACTCCCTAGCAGCGGCAATATCCTGCAATCATTCCAACAGGCACAACAGATCCGTAATACTTTTTTTGCCGGCAGCACTCCTGCACCATCTTATCGCGTAACAGTACGCCCGGTGCGGATGGATAGCGACATTCTCAAGCTAACATTGGATATTGACGGGCAGCTGTTCAAGTATAGCCATGGCCCACTGGTGCCACTGGTAGTGACCTGGCCGGGTACACGTAATACTGACATGGTATCTCTACAATTAACGCTGGCTAATGGCTCTAGTGCTAATTTAACCACCAGCGGTCCGTGGGCGCTGAACCGTATGGTTGATATGGCGCAACCCTCTGAGGGCAGCAATAATCAATTGGCCTTCAATGGCAAACAATCCACCTTCAATATAGACGGTCATCGAGTCACACTGGAATTCATCGCAAACAGTATCTATAGCCCCTTTCAATTACCGGCTTTCTCCTGCCCTTAAAGCAACTTGCCTCTTGCGACAACATATGAAACCTAACCGACTAACCACCTGATAAAGGCGATTTAAAGCATGACGTCTGAATTAATCAATAAGTTGCTATCCCCCATAAATACAGCAAATCCTTGTGGGGAAAACTTAGAGTATGATGCTGATTTTTTGGCCTTGGAGCAGGCTTTTATAGGCAAGGCCGAACAACAATTTGGCGATACGATTATCCCCGCACAAACACCAGATTGGATGTTGGTTGAAGGTTTGGCCTGCAGTCTACTGACACGCACTAAAGACTTGCGCATCATGTTATATCTCACCCGAGCCTGGACTCAATTACGGGGCCTAGAGGGTTATGCCGATGGGCTGGAGCTAATCTATCAAACACTGGAAAACTATTGGAGTTCTCTATTTCCATCACTGGAGTTTGGGGGGGAAATCGACCCACTATTACGCACCAATGTGCTGGCAGAATTGGGTGATAAATCCATCCTGGCAACCTGTGTGTATAACAGCACTCTATTAAAAGAGACGGGCAGTGAAATTTCATTGCTAGCCGCGAGTGACTTACTTAATGGCAATAATCAAGATAATCCGAATTTCCCAGGGGGGCGCACACGTCTACAGAGCGAATTAATGCGCCAACAGCAATCTGTAACTCAACTGATTACCGACATCCCTCGATATCTTGTCGCTATCCACAAGCAGGTAACGCAACATTTAGGGGAAGCGGCGCAACCAGAATTTAATAATTTATTGAAAAAATTCAATACTATTGCTCAAGCCTGCCATCCGCCTCCAACCAGCCAACAGCCGCCAATGGCAACACAGCAGCTATCCATATTAACCCCACAAGCCACGCCAGCAGCATTCGACTGGCACGGTTTGCAAGTTCAATCACGCGATGATGCGCAACTGCTACTCGAGAAGGTAAAAAACTATTTTTACCTTTATGAACCCAGTCATCCGGCGCCATTGATGATCGATCGGGCGCAAAAACTGATAGCCCTGGATTTCATACAAATCATTCAAAACCTGATCCCCAATGGCCTTAGCCAGTTGGAGACCATTCTGGGCCAAACTTATGGCGAGGATCATCACTAATCATCATTTTTATGATGATCCTTTTTGGCTTATCAGTGCCCGAGCTAAATGCTCAATTCTCGTAACCCCGACCAGCAGACGGCGGGATAAACTTTTAATCATTATCTGATGTTAGATGGAGTGAATTATGTCCGGACAAAAATTCATCGCCCGTAATCGTGCACCACGTGTACAAATTGAATACGATATTGAGCTATACGGTGCAGAGCGCAAAGTTGAATTACCATTCGTCATGGGAGTTATGGCCGATTTGGCCGGAAAATCTACCGAACCTCAGTCAAGTGTTGGTGAACGCCAGTTCCTCGAAATCGATATCGACAACTTTGACGAGCGCATGAAATCACTCAAACCGAGAGTCGCCTACCAGGTAGACAATACCTTAAGCGGTGAAGGTAAGCTGAATATCGATCTGAGTTTCGAAAGTATGGACGCGTTTTCTCCCGCTGCTATCGCCCGCAAAATTCCAGCACTGAATCACCTACTTGATGCGCGGACTGAATTATCCAATCTGCTCTCCTATATGGATGGCAAGAATGGAGCAGAGGAACTGATCTCACAAATACTGCAAAATCCCGAGATGCTGAAGTCCCTTGTTAGTGCTCCCAAACCTGAAACCGAAGACAACAATAGTGACGACAATAAATCTGAGGAGTAATTAATGAACGATTTACAGTTGCAACAGCCATTTCAGCAAGCGACGGATATTCTATCCAGTGATGATTTCAACGCGCTGTTGAGTAAACAATTCCGACCAAAAACTGATCAGGCTAAAGAGTCAGTAGAAAATGCGGTGAAAATATTGGCTCAACAGGCGCTGAAAACAACGGTCTCAATTTCATCAGATGCTTATCACACCATTCAGGCATTAATTGCTGAGATTGATGAAAAACTATCACAACAAATCAATCAGATAATTCATCACGAAGACTTTCAAAAAATAGAGGGGGCATGGACTGGGCTAGACTTCCTGGTGCGCAACTCCGAAACTGATAATATGCTGAAAATACGCTTTATGAGTATTTCCAAGCAAGAGTTAGGTCGTACATTAAAACGGCATAAGGGTGCTGGCTGGGATCAGAGCCCGATATTCAAGAAAGTCTACGAGGAAGAGTATGGTCAGTTTGGTGGGGAACCCTTTGGTTGCCTGGTGGGAGATTACTATTTCGACCACAGCCCACCCGATGTGGAGCTGCTGGGCGAAATGGCGAAGATTGGTGCCGCATCCCATTGCCCGTTTATCACTGGCACGTCGCCGAATGTGATACAGATGGAGTCTTGGCAGGAGCTAGCCAACCCGCGCGATCTGAGCAAAATCTTCCAGAATACTGAATATGCCGCCTGGCGCAGTTTGCGCGAGTCTGAAGACTCACGCTATTTAGGTATGGTAATGCCACGTTTTCTGGCACGGCTGCCCTACGGTATCCTCACTAACCCGGTGGATGATTTCAACTTTGAGGAGAATTGTCACGATGCGGCACAGGGCAATTATGTTTGGGCAAATGCTGCCTACGCGATGGCTGTCAATATCAACCGATCATTCAAAGAGTTTGGTTGGTGTAGCGCAATACGTGGTGTGGAATCCGGCGGTGCCATAGGGGAGTTGCCATGCCACACTTTCTCAAGTGATGATGGCAGTATGAATGTACAGTGCCCAACAGAAGTTGCCATCAGTGATCGCCGAGAGAGTGAACTCGCGAAAAATGGTTTTATGCCGTTGGTGTACCGCAAAAACTCCGATGTGGCTGCATTTATTGGCGCCCAATCATTACAAAAGTCAGCGGAGTATCATGACCCAGATGCCACAGCCAATGCGCACCTCTCAGCCCGCCTTCCCTATCTATTTGCCTGCTGTCGCTTTGCGCACTACCTCAAGTGCATTGTGCGCGATAAAATTGGCTCTTTCCAAGAGCGTGAAGACATGGAACGTTGGCTCAATAACTGGATCATGAATTATGTTGATGGTGACCCAGTTAACTCCTCACAGGTAGTCAAATGCCGTAAACCACTGGCGGCAGCTGAAGTCGTCGTCGAGGAAAACGAAGATAACCCCGGATACTACAGTGCCAAATTTTTCCTGCGTCCACATTATCAGCTAGAAGGTTTGACGGTATCCTTGCGCCTGACATCAAAATTACCTTCGTTAAAACAAAATAATGCTTAAGTACTATCTCTAATTGATTATTATTAATTAGATGTTCATATCTCGTATATTTATATATGTTAATAACTCTAATTAAAATAAGACTGCATAGATACATTAATATGCAGTTTCATATGCCATGATTATGGCAAAATCGGCGTGTAATATCAGAGAGTTAATGGGAATAGACCATCCTATTTACTACCCTATTAACACTACTG comes from Yersinia bercovieri ATCC 43970 and encodes:
- a CDS encoding DotU family type VI secretion system protein is translated as MTQEKTQLVSGSNSLVSAARPLLNIIAKIRQSATHDNPTQLRQHLIEEIRRFELRCQLDNLPYEITIGARYCLCTSLDEAAALMPAWGDDNIWSGNGLLVTFHNETFGGDKFFDLLARLSQNPHKYIELLELLNYCLLLGFKGRYKVMDNGHSLLETLKQRLQQRIRLVRGGYSELLSPDAQTFSVQQKRRKPKMPLWASTSLTAFLASLLFIVLSWKLDDATRPVLASIYQVALPQWLTPLPIPAVSPVLNLANFLQEEIASGMVVVRTDDKQSVIALRGDGLFDSGMITIRPAYNQVINHIGNALNGVSGKIMVTGYSDNVPIRKSTFTSNSALSLARANAVGSQLQKYLDSAQRVKTEGRGEANPVAPNDSKKDRALNRRVEITLLVPPENTKTELNKLQ
- the tssA gene encoding type VI secretion system protein TssA encodes the protein MTSELINKLLSPINTANPCGENLEYDADFLALEQAFIGKAEQQFGDTIIPAQTPDWMLVEGLACSLLTRTKDLRIMLYLTRAWTQLRGLEGYADGLELIYQTLENYWSSLFPSLEFGGEIDPLLRTNVLAELGDKSILATCVYNSTLLKETGSEISLLAASDLLNGNNQDNPNFPGGRTRLQSELMRQQQSVTQLITDIPRYLVAIHKQVTQHLGEAAQPEFNNLLKKFNTIAQACHPPPTSQQPPMATQQLSILTPQATPAAFDWHGLQVQSRDDAQLLLEKVKNYFYLYEPSHPAPLMIDRAQKLIALDFIQIIQNLIPNGLSQLETILGQTYGEDHH
- the tssB gene encoding type VI secretion system contractile sheath small subunit, with protein sequence MSGQKFIARNRAPRVQIEYDIELYGAERKVELPFVMGVMADLAGKSTEPQSSVGERQFLEIDIDNFDERMKSLKPRVAYQVDNTLSGEGKLNIDLSFESMDAFSPAAIARKIPALNHLLDARTELSNLLSYMDGKNGAEELISQILQNPEMLKSLVSAPKPETEDNNSDDNKSEE
- the tssC gene encoding type VI secretion system contractile sheath large subunit, which translates into the protein MNDLQLQQPFQQATDILSSDDFNALLSKQFRPKTDQAKESVENAVKILAQQALKTTVSISSDAYHTIQALIAEIDEKLSQQINQIIHHEDFQKIEGAWTGLDFLVRNSETDNMLKIRFMSISKQELGRTLKRHKGAGWDQSPIFKKVYEEEYGQFGGEPFGCLVGDYYFDHSPPDVELLGEMAKIGAASHCPFITGTSPNVIQMESWQELANPRDLSKIFQNTEYAAWRSLRESEDSRYLGMVMPRFLARLPYGILTNPVDDFNFEENCHDAAQGNYVWANAAYAMAVNINRSFKEFGWCSAIRGVESGGAIGELPCHTFSSDDGSMNVQCPTEVAISDRRESELAKNGFMPLVYRKNSDVAAFIGAQSLQKSAEYHDPDATANAHLSARLPYLFACCRFAHYLKCIVRDKIGSFQEREDMERWLNNWIMNYVDGDPVNSSQVVKCRKPLAAAEVVVEENEDNPGYYSAKFFLRPHYQLEGLTVSLRLTSKLPSLKQNNA